Proteins co-encoded in one Spirosoma endbachense genomic window:
- a CDS encoding SDR family NAD(P)-dependent oxidoreductase — protein sequence MNLQLNNKIALVTGSTAGIGLATARKLLEEGAHVIITGRTEDRIQSVIQQLKSQLPDANVRGVAVDFSQKTAVDNLLNEVPEVDILVNNAGIFEPKAFVDIPDEDWFRFFEVNVISGIRLARQYFPAMLSKGWGRILFISSESALQIPEEMIHYGMTKTAQLAVARGLAELTKGTAVTVNSVLPGPTASEGVQDFVADMARHQNKDRDQVEREFFQTARPTSLLQRFSTTDEVANMIVYLSSPLASATNGSAIRVDGGTVKAIV from the coding sequence ATGAATCTACAACTCAACAACAAGATCGCGTTAGTAACCGGCTCTACTGCCGGTATCGGTCTGGCAACTGCGCGAAAACTCCTCGAAGAAGGCGCTCATGTAATCATTACCGGTCGTACCGAAGATCGGATTCAGTCGGTTATTCAGCAGCTAAAAAGTCAGTTACCTGACGCCAATGTTCGCGGAGTGGCCGTTGATTTTTCGCAGAAAACAGCTGTCGATAACCTTCTTAACGAAGTTCCGGAAGTCGATATTCTGGTAAACAATGCAGGCATTTTCGAACCAAAAGCCTTCGTCGATATTCCTGACGAAGACTGGTTCCGTTTTTTTGAAGTAAACGTCATAAGTGGTATTCGGTTGGCACGGCAGTATTTTCCGGCCATGCTCAGCAAAGGCTGGGGGCGAATTTTGTTCATTTCCAGCGAATCGGCTCTGCAAATTCCCGAAGAAATGATTCACTACGGAATGACCAAAACGGCTCAGTTAGCCGTAGCGCGAGGACTGGCCGAATTAACGAAAGGTACGGCCGTAACGGTCAATTCGGTGTTGCCCGGTCCGACAGCATCGGAAGGTGTTCAGGATTTCGTGGCGGATATGGCGAGGCATCAGAATAAAGATCGGGATCAGGTTGAACGGGAATTTTTCCAGACAGCCCGACCCACGTCGCTTCTTCAACGATTTTCCACTACAGATGAGGTCGCTAATATGATTGTGTATCTGAGTAGCCCACTGGCATCTGCCACAAATGGCTCAGCCATTCGGGTTGATGGAGGCACGGTAAAAGCAATTGTGTAA
- a CDS encoding DUF3820 family protein translates to MAEEIPHGDPTILKELIQYQMPFGKYKGRLIRELPVSYLEWFSQNGFPAGKLGMLLQTMYEIRLNGLEYLLNGLKNKPL, encoded by the coding sequence ATGGCAGAAGAGATACCGCATGGCGACCCCACTATACTGAAGGAATTAATTCAGTATCAGATGCCTTTTGGTAAGTACAAAGGTCGACTAATCAGGGAATTACCTGTTTCGTATTTGGAATGGTTTTCACAGAACGGCTTTCCGGCCGGTAAACTGGGCATGCTGCTTCAAACTATGTACGAAATCAGATTAAATGGACTGGAGTATTTGCTGAACGGATTAAAAAATAAACCCTTATGA
- a CDS encoding cupin domain-containing protein yields MKPLLSLFFLFSSTTLPVLAQSVDSGVYVWAKSPVSRKATSEQRTLLEGTTTDFKHMKIHATTLPAHQAPHPAHKHDDEELIIIKEGKLTITIEGKTKTLGAGSIALMMPGDEHGFENKGDSPVTYFVMRYESKEPKDLERGKKAGGSFWVDWDEVEFKQHDKGGIRRMFDRATAMTKRFEMHVTTLNQGLWSHPPHTHRAAEILLMTDNTAQESIDGKLFSATKGDLIFLESNVPHAIQNTSQGSCTYFAFQFE; encoded by the coding sequence ATGAAACCGCTCCTTTCGCTCTTCTTTCTTTTCAGTTCGACAACCTTGCCCGTGTTAGCCCAATCAGTCGATTCCGGCGTTTATGTCTGGGCTAAATCCCCCGTCAGCAGAAAGGCTACCAGTGAGCAACGAACCCTTCTTGAGGGTACAACGACCGACTTCAAGCATATGAAGATCCACGCGACTACCCTACCGGCTCATCAGGCACCACATCCTGCTCACAAACACGACGACGAAGAACTGATCATCATTAAAGAAGGCAAACTGACCATTACGATTGAAGGAAAAACCAAAACTTTAGGCGCTGGCAGCATCGCCCTGATGATGCCAGGAGACGAGCACGGCTTCGAGAACAAGGGCGATTCGCCAGTCACGTATTTCGTGATGCGGTATGAATCGAAAGAGCCAAAAGATCTGGAACGAGGCAAAAAAGCGGGTGGATCGTTCTGGGTCGATTGGGATGAGGTTGAGTTCAAACAGCACGATAAAGGCGGCATCCGGCGTATGTTCGACCGGGCTACTGCCATGACCAAACGCTTCGAAATGCACGTCACGACCCTAAATCAGGGCTTATGGAGCCACCCGCCCCACACCCACCGGGCCGCTGAAATCCTCCTTATGACGGACAACACAGCCCAGGAAAGTATTGATGGAAAGCTCTTTTCGGCCACCAAGGGTGATCTGATTTTTCTGGAATCCAATGTACCTCACGCCATTCAGAACACCAGCCAGGGTAGCTGTACTTATTTCGCGTTTCAGTTCGAGTAA
- a CDS encoding DinB family protein gives MTQATEVKTPLTIAALISDYVVYNEWANKRLVEWLQTKPSGLMELEVPSSFPGIKGTLVHIWDTQRFWLSVLQQVEAPASFRQNGFYGTLDEAFDGLIDQSNEFTAYVKSLTDAELQEEVILKTPWADGIEPRISFIQHCMNHSTYHRGQLITIGHTIGLKDAPMTDYNFYRLIG, from the coding sequence ATGACACAGGCAACCGAAGTAAAGACCCCCCTGACCATTGCAGCGCTGATCAGCGACTATGTTGTTTACAACGAATGGGCTAACAAACGGCTAGTCGAATGGCTCCAGACCAAACCGTCGGGTTTGATGGAACTGGAAGTGCCATCCAGTTTTCCGGGTATTAAAGGAACGTTGGTGCATATCTGGGATACACAACGGTTCTGGCTTTCGGTTTTGCAGCAGGTTGAAGCACCAGCGTCATTTCGGCAAAACGGCTTTTATGGTACATTGGATGAAGCATTTGATGGACTAATTGATCAGTCGAACGAGTTTACTGCCTATGTGAAATCGTTGACCGATGCTGAATTGCAGGAAGAAGTGATCCTGAAAACACCCTGGGCCGATGGGATAGAGCCACGTATTTCGTTTATTCAGCATTGCATGAACCACAGCACCTATCATCGGGGTCAGCTTATCACCATTGGTCATACCATTGGCCTGAAGGATGCCCCCATGACGGATTATAATTTTTATCGCCTGATTGGTTGA
- a CDS encoding winged helix DNA-binding domain-containing protein, producing the protein MTESTINQHRLANQQITESTFMKPSDLVAWFGAMQAQDFLAAKWALGLRMPGATEETIEQAIVDRSIIRTWAMRGTLHLIAADDSRWLLTLLRPRLYVACSGLLRRLELDEKTLVKSYDAMARAMQGGKQLIRSELKDALEQVGIPTHDLRINGLLVRAAFDGIICCGVRRGSENTYTLLDEWVPATKSMEHDEALAELTKRYFMSHGPATIQDFVWWSGLTVAEARTGLSMLNAQLVQETTNGKTYWRTQQEPNFQDTSLVVHLLPSFDEYLVGYKDRSAALGALDLKQVVSAGNGIFNPILVIDGRVVGTWKRTIKKNIVSIDPALFYPLTEEQQQAFAVTSQRYGQFKGLDAVWPAEVGVAMP; encoded by the coding sequence ATGACAGAGTCGACGATTAATCAGCACCGGTTAGCCAATCAACAAATCACAGAGTCGACATTCATGAAACCGAGTGATCTGGTTGCATGGTTCGGGGCAATGCAGGCGCAGGATTTTCTAGCGGCAAAATGGGCGCTTGGCCTGCGTATGCCAGGTGCTACTGAAGAAACCATAGAGCAGGCTATCGTCGATCGGTCGATAATTCGTACCTGGGCAATGCGGGGCACACTGCATCTGATTGCTGCTGATGATAGTCGCTGGCTATTGACGTTGCTCAGACCCCGGCTTTATGTGGCCTGTTCGGGTTTATTGCGAAGACTAGAACTCGATGAAAAAACGCTGGTTAAAAGTTACGACGCGATGGCTCGGGCCATGCAGGGAGGTAAGCAACTCATTCGGAGTGAATTGAAAGACGCACTTGAACAGGTCGGTATTCCAACGCATGACCTACGCATCAACGGGCTACTGGTACGGGCCGCATTCGATGGAATAATCTGTTGTGGCGTTCGGCGAGGGAGCGAAAACACCTATACATTGCTTGATGAATGGGTTCCCGCTACGAAATCGATGGAACACGACGAAGCATTGGCCGAACTGACGAAGCGGTATTTTATGAGCCACGGGCCTGCCACCATACAGGATTTTGTGTGGTGGTCGGGCCTGACCGTGGCCGAAGCTAGGACCGGGCTATCGATGCTCAACGCACAGCTTGTGCAGGAAACAACGAATGGAAAAACATATTGGAGAACTCAACAGGAACCAAATTTTCAGGATACATCACTGGTCGTTCATTTGCTACCGTCTTTCGACGAGTATCTGGTGGGCTATAAAGATCGTAGTGCTGCACTCGGTGCGCTTGATCTTAAGCAGGTCGTAAGTGCCGGGAATGGCATATTCAACCCAATACTGGTTATCGATGGTCGGGTTGTTGGTACCTGGAAACGAACAATCAAAAAGAATATCGTGTCAATTGACCCCGCTCTCTTTTATCCGCTAACGGAAGAACAGCAGCAAGCCTTTGCGGTGACCAGTCAACGATATGGCCAGTTTAAGGGACTCGATGCTGTATGGCCGGCGGAGGTTGGCGTGGCTATGCCCTAA